Genomic segment of Aliiroseovarius sp. M344:
TCAGCCGATCCCAGATCTGCGATTACTCCATTCTCAATGGCCAAAGCACCGCGGCGCTCGTGTGTCACACACGCCTCTAGCGGCTCTTTGAACGGGTCTGCGGTGAAGCCAATTGTCTGTCCCAGAAGAAGGTGCATGTCTTTGCCTCACGTGATAGCCACCGGACAAGCTAGAGCCGGATAATTAGTGTGGCAATGGCTTTCTTGCGGTTCCATTGGTGGCAGCCATGGCCTATGTTCGCGCAGACAAACCGGGAGGGCTTCGTGATGCTGGATGAACAACTAAGCGACGACGCACCCGAAGAAGGTGATTACGAGCTTGATAAAGACGTTTTCCAGCCAGTCCTAGCGGCGCTGGAATCTGAAGATGCCGCCGCCTTGGTGCGTGCGCTGGAGCCCGTTCACCCTGCCGACATCGCCGATCTACTGGAACAGTTAGGCCACGACGAACGCGTTGCGCTCGTCCGCCTCTACGGTACAGAATTCGACGGCGATATTCTGTCAGAACTTGACGAAGGTCTGCGCGAAGAAATCGTGGGCGCTATGTCGCCGGAAGTGCTGGCAGAAGCGGTTCGAGATCTGGAAACCGACGATGTCGTCGACCTGATTGAAGACCTTGATGCTCCGCAGACGGCAGCGGTTCTGGGGGCATTGGATGCCGACGACCGGGTCGTTGTCGAACAATCACTTGGCTATCCGGAGGAATCTGCCGGTCGTCTTATGCAGCGCGAGCTTGTGGTTGCGCCGGAACATTGGAATGTTGGGCAAACCATTGATTTTCTGCGAAACCAAGATGATCTGCCCGAGACGTTTTATCACGTCATCTTGGTCGACCCGCGCATGCGCCCAACAGGGTATGTCACACTTGGCCGCCTGATGGGCAGCGCTCGCAAGGTCAAGATGACCGACATCGCCGAGGAAAGCTTTCGTACCATTCCGGTTATGCAGGACGAGGCCGAAGTGGCTTATGCGTTCAACCAGTATCATCTGATTTCTGCCCCTGTTGTTGATGCTGATGACCGCCTTGTTGGGGTGATCACCATCGACGATGCGATGGTTATTCTTGATGAAGAGCACGAAGAAGACATCATGCGTTTGGCCGGGGTTGGTGAAAGCAGCCTCTCAGACCGTGTAATTGATACCACCAAACGCCGTTTTCCGTGGCTTGCGGTCAACCTTGTGACGGCAATTCTAGCCTCAATGGTCATATCGCAGTTTGAGGACGTGATCGCACAGTTTGTGGCGTTGGCGGTGTTGATGCCAATCGTCGCGTCGATGGGTGGCAACGCAGGCACTCAGTCATTGACCGTGGCGGTTCGCTCGTTGGCAACGAAAGATCTGACCTCGGCCAACGTCTGGCGGGTGATCCGTCGTGAGGCCACGGTCGGGCTGATCAACGGGTTGATCTTTGCCGTTGTCATGGGGGCCGTCGGGGTGGCTTGGTTCGGGACGCCCGTTCTTGGCGTCGTGATCGCAATAGCGATGGTCGTGAACATGGTGGTAGCGGGTCTGGCGGGGGTTATCATCCCCGTTGTGCTGGAACGTCTGGATATTGATCCTGCGTTGGCGTCTGGCGCATTTGTGACGACGGTAACGGATGTTGTGGGCTTCTTTGCCTTCCTTGGACTGGCTGCGGTGATGCTTCTTTGACGATGGATCAGGACGTTTTGAAAACTACGAAGGCAGACGCGCGAAAGGCCGCTTTTGCCCGCCGAAAAGAGGCGCATAGCGAAGCACGTTCGGCGTCAGGTGTGGCGCATCTGTTATCTGTGGTGACCCAGCACAAGGGAAAGGTGCTGTCAGGTTACATGCCTATCCGCACCGAAATAACCCCCGTGCCCG
This window contains:
- the mgtE gene encoding magnesium transporter: MLDEQLSDDAPEEGDYELDKDVFQPVLAALESEDAAALVRALEPVHPADIADLLEQLGHDERVALVRLYGTEFDGDILSELDEGLREEIVGAMSPEVLAEAVRDLETDDVVDLIEDLDAPQTAAVLGALDADDRVVVEQSLGYPEESAGRLMQRELVVAPEHWNVGQTIDFLRNQDDLPETFYHVILVDPRMRPTGYVTLGRLMGSARKVKMTDIAEESFRTIPVMQDEAEVAYAFNQYHLISAPVVDADDRLVGVITIDDAMVILDEEHEEDIMRLAGVGESSLSDRVIDTTKRRFPWLAVNLVTAILASMVISQFEDVIAQFVALAVLMPIVASMGGNAGTQSLTVAVRSLATKDLTSANVWRVIRREATVGLINGLIFAVVMGAVGVAWFGTPVLGVVIAIAMVVNMVVAGLAGVIIPVVLERLDIDPALASGAFVTTVTDVVGFFAFLGLAAVMLL